One Neorhodopirellula lusitana genomic window carries:
- a CDS encoding FAD-dependent oxidoreductase produces the protein MRLISRLSCFVAIFAVAFSALPGHATAQQQSQYDVIVYGGTCAAVTTAMQVKRMGKTVAIVCPDKHLGGLSSGGLGWTDSGDKSVIGGLSREFYQRVWQHYQSPEAWTWQTQSKFGYANQTVPKDKPSDAAMWVFEPHVAESIFEAMIDENEIDVFRDQWIDRTPLEEQGAGQTVRGVTLDGSRIASIRMLDGTVYAAKVFIDATYEGDLMAAAGVNFHVGREANSVYGEQWNGIQVGVLHHKHHFTKPTDPYRIPGDPSSGLLPRISAEDPGKRGEGDHRIQAYCFRMCLTNVDENRIPFSKPDGYDANEYELLVRVFDSGWREQFRKFDAMPNGKTDTNNHGPFSTDNIGMNYDYPNGSYERRQEIIAEHEQYQKGLMYFMANDPRVPAEVREAMAKWGLPKDEFVDNGGWSHQLYIREARRMIGEYVMTENDCFGKRVTPDSIGMGSYTLDSHNAQRYVKADGTVQNEGDIGVHPHRAYEIAYGSIVPKQAECENLLVPVCVSSSHIAFGSIRMEPVFMILGQSAGTAACLAIDEGIAVQEVKYEALKKQLLDDEQVLAKASKKSK, from the coding sequence ATGCGTCTGATTTCTCGGCTATCTTGTTTTGTTGCGATCTTCGCGGTCGCGTTTTCAGCGTTGCCCGGTCATGCAACGGCCCAACAGCAATCTCAGTATGACGTGATCGTTTATGGTGGAACCTGTGCTGCGGTCACGACAGCGATGCAAGTCAAACGCATGGGCAAAACAGTTGCGATCGTATGCCCCGATAAACACCTCGGCGGGCTGTCCTCCGGCGGACTGGGGTGGACCGACTCCGGCGACAAGTCGGTCATCGGCGGCTTAAGCCGCGAGTTTTACCAGCGTGTTTGGCAGCACTACCAGTCACCCGAGGCTTGGACATGGCAGACGCAATCGAAGTTCGGCTACGCCAACCAAACTGTGCCAAAAGACAAACCCAGCGACGCAGCCATGTGGGTTTTTGAACCGCATGTGGCGGAGTCGATCTTTGAGGCAATGATCGATGAAAATGAGATTGACGTCTTTCGAGATCAATGGATCGATCGAACCCCGTTGGAGGAACAAGGGGCGGGGCAAACCGTTCGTGGTGTGACGCTTGATGGGAGCCGAATTGCCTCGATTCGAATGCTCGACGGAACCGTCTACGCGGCCAAAGTGTTTATCGACGCGACCTACGAAGGCGATTTGATGGCGGCGGCAGGTGTCAATTTCCATGTCGGTCGTGAGGCGAACTCGGTCTATGGAGAACAATGGAATGGGATACAAGTCGGCGTCTTGCATCACAAGCATCACTTCACCAAGCCAACCGATCCCTATCGAATTCCAGGTGATCCGAGCAGCGGTCTTTTGCCTCGGATTAGTGCGGAGGATCCAGGCAAACGAGGCGAGGGCGATCACCGGATACAGGCGTATTGTTTTCGGATGTGCTTGACCAATGTCGATGAAAATCGGATTCCGTTTTCGAAGCCGGATGGTTATGACGCAAACGAATATGAGTTGCTGGTTCGCGTCTTTGATTCCGGTTGGCGGGAACAATTCAGGAAGTTTGATGCCATGCCCAATGGCAAGACCGACACGAACAATCATGGTCCTTTCAGTACCGACAACATTGGGATGAACTATGACTATCCCAACGGCAGTTACGAACGCAGGCAAGAAATCATCGCCGAACACGAACAGTATCAAAAGGGATTGATGTACTTCATGGCAAACGATCCGCGAGTTCCAGCGGAGGTCCGCGAGGCGATGGCGAAATGGGGGTTACCGAAGGATGAATTCGTCGATAACGGGGGTTGGTCGCATCAGCTTTACATTCGCGAAGCTCGCCGGATGATCGGTGAGTACGTGATGACGGAGAATGACTGTTTCGGAAAACGCGTGACCCCGGATTCGATCGGGATGGGCTCGTACACACTGGATTCTCACAATGCCCAGCGTTACGTGAAAGCGGATGGTACGGTTCAAAACGAAGGTGACATTGGTGTTCACCCACACCGCGCTTACGAAATTGCCTATGGTTCCATCGTTCCCAAACAGGCGGAGTGCGAAAACTTGTTGGTGCCGGTTTGTGTCTCGTCCAGTCATATCGCATTTGGCTCGATACGGATGGAGCCTGTCTTCATGATTCTGGGGCAGTCAGCCGGCACGGCGGCATGCTTGGCGATTGATGAGGGAATTGCGGTCCAAGAAGTGAAGTACGAAGCATTGAAGAAACAGCTTCTGGATGACGAGCAGGTTTTGGCGAAGGCCAGCAAGAAATCCAAGTGA
- the dnaE gene encoding DNA polymerase III subunit alpha, translating to MSNAIIAPDMKIQAATEMPEEPKAVRPFTHLHCHSHYSLLDGAGDIGKLVKRAVEHGMNALALTDHGNLHGACEFYRKAKDAGVNPIIGYEAYIAPGSRFDKGGARSSKAASYHLTLLAKNRTGFKNLIKLASAASLEGFYFKPRIDKEILEKYNEGIICLSGCVSSEFSRAILKGIDTKEHETEARNIAGWFHKVFGDRYFIEIMNNDVEIQRQQLEGAVEIAKRMGLPLVATSDCHYVNQEDAEAQDIMLCINTGRFRTDNTRMKMENDQFFLRSPDQMYEKFPGLEDACARSQEIADTVDIQLEFNKYFFPSFPCPDEKTPLRYLRDLCEQGLMERYEGDDERIIDGKLSDEVMARLDRELDVIEKLGYPTYFLIVWDFVNHARDIGISATARGSGVGAIVCYALYMSHVCPLRYDLLFERFLDESRTEPPDIDIDFEKERRIEVIDYVKERYGSDMVCQIGTFGTLAAKAAIKDTGRALGIPLSRVNQITELVPDELKITIAKSLDKSADLKMAYDGDPEIRELLDLAMKIEGLARNVGTHAAAVVIADKPLTEYVPLGRVPGKQDVITQWAMVDVEASGLLKMDFLGLRNLTILSRTVKLVEETTGETIDPLKFPLDDKPSYELLQRGETKGVFQLESGGIRDLLQRMKPDTFNDIIATAALYRPGPLEGGMVDDYVNIKHGRQQPEYKHPVLKEILEETNSIMVYQEQVMRILNRLGDVPLAKAYTCIKAISKKKQALIDANHDVFIEGSVRNGLAEKDAEDIWNLIVKFAGYGFNKSHSTAYALVAYQTAYLKAHFPVEFMAALLSSDISGRNFKRKDALVEHMEDCDRMEIEVIPPDVNTSAADFSVLDGKIPFALSAIKACGGSTAISIEAERKKNGPFKDIFDFCERVDPHDCNRSSIETLIKAGAFDSFGCKRSQLAAIIERAMQAGAKVQADKKSGQASLFGAFDDEEEADGGSESSPAVPLPDIEEWPDREKLVAEKEVLGYYLHSHPLAEFEPKLSTFRTHTTASLADCKDRDEVIMGGMISSIKLAHTKNPKPGNPSKYANFDLEDMQGNVRCICWPKGFAVCGERIQPDAVVLAKCKVDRRGGGDEVNLIIDELTPLDELDNRFTHGMRIRLDEAEHDESTISKVREIVRGYPGTKELLLSLALQEGETLHFKADKFRVDITPQLRERLDDLLGNGHYKLLMSKPQR from the coding sequence ATGTCCAACGCAATCATTGCTCCCGACATGAAAATCCAAGCTGCAACGGAAATGCCGGAGGAACCCAAGGCGGTGCGGCCCTTCACTCACCTGCACTGTCACAGCCACTATTCGCTGCTCGATGGTGCCGGCGACATTGGCAAGCTGGTCAAGCGGGCTGTCGAGCATGGAATGAACGCGTTGGCGCTGACCGACCACGGAAACCTGCACGGTGCGTGCGAGTTCTATCGCAAGGCCAAAGATGCCGGGGTCAATCCGATCATCGGCTACGAAGCCTATATCGCGCCTGGCAGTCGATTCGACAAAGGCGGTGCCCGTAGTTCCAAAGCGGCCAGCTATCACCTGACCCTGCTCGCCAAAAACCGGACCGGATTCAAGAACCTGATCAAGCTGGCATCGGCGGCTTCCTTGGAAGGGTTCTATTTTAAGCCGCGGATCGATAAAGAGATTCTGGAGAAATACAACGAGGGCATTATCTGTTTGTCCGGTTGTGTTAGCAGCGAGTTCAGCCGCGCCATTCTGAAGGGCATCGATACCAAGGAACACGAAACCGAAGCTCGCAACATTGCCGGCTGGTTCCACAAAGTCTTCGGGGATCGATACTTCATCGAGATCATGAACAATGATGTCGAAATTCAGCGGCAACAACTCGAGGGCGCCGTTGAGATCGCTAAACGCATGGGATTGCCTTTGGTCGCGACCAGCGATTGTCACTACGTCAACCAAGAAGACGCCGAAGCACAGGACATCATGCTGTGCATTAATACGGGCCGGTTCCGTACAGATAACACGCGGATGAAGATGGAGAACGACCAGTTCTTCTTGCGTAGCCCCGACCAGATGTACGAGAAGTTCCCTGGCCTTGAAGACGCGTGTGCACGCAGCCAAGAAATCGCGGACACGGTTGATATCCAGCTGGAATTCAACAAGTACTTCTTCCCCAGCTTCCCGTGCCCCGACGAAAAGACGCCGTTGCGCTACCTGCGTGACTTGTGCGAACAGGGGCTGATGGAGCGTTACGAAGGCGACGACGAACGCATCATCGACGGCAAACTGTCCGACGAAGTGATGGCCCGCCTGGATCGCGAACTCGACGTGATTGAGAAGCTCGGTTACCCAACCTACTTCTTGATCGTTTGGGACTTCGTCAATCACGCTCGTGACATCGGCATCAGTGCGACGGCCCGGGGTTCAGGTGTGGGGGCGATTGTCTGTTACGCACTTTACATGTCACACGTGTGTCCGTTGCGGTACGACTTGCTGTTCGAAAGATTCCTGGACGAATCCCGAACCGAGCCACCAGATATCGATATCGACTTCGAAAAAGAACGTCGCATCGAAGTCATCGATTATGTGAAAGAACGTTACGGCAGCGACATGGTTTGCCAGATTGGGACGTTCGGAACCTTGGCGGCGAAAGCGGCGATCAAGGACACCGGCCGCGCCCTCGGGATTCCGCTATCGCGAGTTAACCAGATCACCGAACTGGTCCCCGACGAGCTGAAGATCACGATCGCGAAGTCGCTCGACAAGAGCGCCGACCTCAAGATGGCGTACGACGGCGACCCGGAAATCCGGGAGCTGCTCGACCTAGCCATGAAGATCGAAGGCTTGGCCCGTAACGTCGGCACACACGCGGCGGCGGTGGTGATCGCCGACAAACCGCTGACGGAATACGTTCCGCTGGGACGCGTGCCTGGTAAACAGGATGTGATTACCCAGTGGGCGATGGTCGACGTCGAAGCGTCCGGCCTGCTGAAGATGGACTTCCTGGGTCTTCGCAACCTGACGATCCTGTCGCGAACGGTCAAGCTGGTCGAGGAAACCACAGGCGAGACAATCGACCCGCTGAAGTTCCCACTGGACGACAAACCGTCGTACGAGCTTCTGCAGCGTGGTGAAACCAAGGGAGTCTTCCAACTCGAGTCCGGCGGGATTCGAGACTTGTTGCAACGGATGAAGCCCGACACGTTCAATGACATTATCGCGACCGCAGCGTTGTACCGCCCGGGGCCTCTCGAAGGCGGGATGGTCGATGACTATGTCAATATCAAGCACGGTCGCCAGCAACCGGAGTACAAGCACCCGGTCTTGAAAGAGATCTTGGAAGAGACCAACTCGATCATGGTCTACCAAGAACAGGTGATGCGGATCCTGAACCGCCTTGGTGACGTGCCGCTTGCCAAAGCGTACACGTGTATTAAGGCGATTAGTAAAAAGAAGCAGGCATTGATCGATGCCAACCACGATGTCTTTATCGAAGGGTCGGTCCGGAATGGACTGGCCGAAAAAGACGCCGAGGACATTTGGAACCTGATCGTTAAGTTTGCCGGATACGGCTTTAACAAGTCTCACTCCACCGCGTACGCACTGGTTGCTTATCAAACGGCGTACCTGAAAGCTCACTTCCCGGTTGAGTTCATGGCGGCGTTGCTTTCCAGTGATATTTCCGGGCGAAACTTCAAGCGAAAGGACGCCCTGGTCGAGCACATGGAAGACTGCGACCGGATGGAAATCGAGGTCATTCCACCGGATGTCAATACTTCCGCCGCGGACTTCAGCGTGCTCGATGGCAAGATCCCCTTCGCGTTGTCGGCCATCAAAGCGTGTGGTGGTTCGACCGCAATCTCAATCGAAGCGGAACGCAAAAAGAACGGCCCCTTCAAGGATATCTTCGATTTCTGTGAACGGGTTGACCCGCACGACTGTAACCGCAGTTCCATCGAAACACTGATCAAAGCGGGCGCGTTCGATAGCTTTGGTTGCAAACGCAGCCAACTTGCCGCGATCATCGAACGTGCCATGCAGGCGGGTGCCAAAGTCCAGGCCGACAAGAAATCCGGGCAAGCCAGTTTGTTTGGCGCCTTCGACGATGAAGAGGAAGCCGACGGCGGAAGCGAATCCAGCCCCGCGGTACCGCTTCCCGATATCGAAGAATGGCCTGACCGTGAAAAACTAGTCGCTGAAAAGGAAGTCCTGGGCTATTACCTTCACAGCCACCCGCTCGCCGAATTCGAGCCGAAACTATCAACATTCCGCACCCACACGACCGCGTCGCTCGCCGATTGTAAAGATCGTGACGAGGTGATCATGGGCGGTATGATCAGCAGCATTAAGCTTGCTCACACCAAGAACCCCAAGCCGGGCAACCCCAGCAAGTACGCCAACTTCGATCTGGAAGACATGCAAGGCAACGTGCGTTGTATCTGTTGGCCAAAAGGCTTTGCCGTTTGCGGCGAACGAATTCAACCCGATGCCGTCGTGCTGGCGAAATGCAAGGTCGACCGCCGGGGCGGTGGCGATGAAGTCAATCTGATCATCGACGAACTGACGCCACTGGACGAACTGGATAACCGCTTTACCCACGGCATGCGGATTCGGCTGGACGAAGCCGAACACGATGAAAGCACGATCTCCAAAGTTCGTGAAATCGTCCGTGGCTATCCCGGCACCAAAGAACTGTTGCTTTCGCTGGCGCTGCAGGAAGGGGAAACACTGCACTTCAAAGCCGACAAGTTCCGAGTCGACATCACCCCACAACTTCGCGAGCGACTCGATGACTTGCTCGGCAACGGACACTACAAGTTGCTGATGAGCAAACCGCAACGCTAA
- a CDS encoding class I SAM-dependent methyltransferase, whose amino-acid sequence MTAADAPLCRIVSDAELANPLKTVDSVNWLGGNIHGWKVLCLAGGGGRQSCLYAAAGADVTVVDLSPAMLELDRQAARRRGFSPRLIEGSMDDLSMLAGADFDLVVHPVSTCYLPDIVAVYRQVATVMRSGGLYISQHKSPASLQTSIGRQHGNYQLLHPYYRDTAVPPPANSDAVSRRLREPGATEFLHRWEDLIGGLCRSGFVIEDLREPLHAEASPANNTFADRARFVPPYVRIKARRCPTGVAGGGSNQASEHPRPLLLT is encoded by the coding sequence ATGACCGCTGCCGACGCCCCACTTTGCCGAATCGTTTCGGATGCGGAGCTCGCCAATCCGTTGAAAACGGTCGATTCCGTCAATTGGCTGGGCGGCAACATTCACGGTTGGAAGGTGCTCTGCCTAGCCGGTGGCGGGGGGCGGCAAAGTTGCCTGTACGCGGCCGCTGGTGCTGACGTCACGGTAGTCGACCTCAGCCCCGCGATGCTGGAACTGGATCGCCAAGCTGCCCGACGACGAGGTTTCTCGCCGCGTTTGATCGAGGGCTCGATGGACGATTTATCCATGTTAGCCGGGGCCGATTTCGACTTGGTCGTTCATCCCGTCAGCACCTGCTATTTGCCCGATATCGTGGCCGTTTACCGCCAGGTCGCCACCGTGATGCGGTCGGGTGGACTGTACATCAGCCAGCATAAGTCACCCGCCAGTTTGCAAACGTCGATCGGTCGCCAACACGGCAACTATCAATTGCTGCACCCCTATTACCGTGACACCGCCGTGCCGCCGCCCGCCAATTCGGATGCCGTGTCGCGTCGATTGCGTGAACCCGGCGCGACGGAATTCCTGCATCGCTGGGAAGACCTAATCGGTGGACTGTGCCGATCGGGATTTGTCATCGAAGACCTGCGTGAACCTCTGCACGCGGAAGCCAGTCCGGCAAATAACACGTTCGCCGACCGCGCCCGTTTCGTGCCGCCTTACGTTCGAATCAAAGCCCGACGATGCCCCACCGGTGTCGCGGGCGGAGGCTCCAACCAGGCCTCTGAACACCCTCGCCCGCTGCTGTTAACCTAG
- a CDS encoding anti-sigma factor family protein — MSVPTPNIDQLLSDHLDGWLEGEDLEFIEAQLRDDPAILAQYQSMLADRESLRAAFRQAKPATGLPKDFAAQVVAQANLRRAGEASSVEVASAAPIRATESSSNWNKTFLVSAVVATAAALLLMATLATRDTATAPSLAQNQPESIENRDLESPRLAVSEPIAGQPSLDTFASEPKIAELKIAEPQIADSKTTGAQNGAGVESFADMQRSADMPVAAAPSGTAPELAQIASASVPETAAFPTPQSQSAVSVSQPEDRSFAGAVLVYDIQLTTAGRVGRAVSRAMKSVGMAETSRQPIDQALVQAAESVESLDGESKFQILYLRASAKKLDRLFETLLNDSEGVDSVGLSLVTDSPILKLTDNLEKVDPTEVQHGDLVAASNADQRAVSFDLQSGQNDELSVLRRLLDDKTFMPMTRKSKPTSTATAGSGRDVLSRVLVIIR, encoded by the coding sequence ATGTCAGTTCCGACACCCAATATCGACCAGCTTCTCAGCGACCATCTTGATGGATGGCTCGAGGGTGAGGACTTGGAATTCATCGAAGCTCAATTGCGAGACGATCCTGCAATTTTGGCTCAATACCAATCCATGCTGGCTGATCGCGAGTCGTTGCGTGCTGCGTTTCGACAAGCGAAGCCAGCGACCGGGTTGCCAAAAGATTTCGCCGCCCAAGTGGTTGCTCAGGCGAACTTACGTCGTGCAGGTGAAGCGAGTTCAGTGGAGGTGGCATCGGCCGCTCCGATTCGCGCGACGGAATCGTCAAGTAACTGGAACAAGACATTTTTAGTAAGTGCGGTGGTTGCCACTGCGGCAGCGTTGTTGTTGATGGCGACTTTGGCAACGCGAGACACGGCGACTGCACCGTCACTAGCCCAAAACCAACCTGAGTCGATTGAGAATCGAGATTTGGAATCGCCTCGCTTGGCGGTTTCGGAACCGATTGCGGGCCAGCCCTCGCTCGATACTTTTGCGAGTGAACCGAAGATTGCTGAGCTCAAAATTGCTGAGCCTCAGATTGCTGATTCCAAAACGACTGGGGCCCAGAATGGTGCCGGCGTCGAGAGCTTTGCAGACATGCAGCGAAGTGCTGATATGCCGGTGGCAGCGGCTCCATCAGGAACCGCACCCGAGTTGGCGCAAATCGCCTCTGCGAGTGTTCCAGAAACAGCAGCCTTCCCGACTCCACAATCGCAATCAGCCGTTTCCGTATCGCAGCCGGAAGACCGTTCGTTTGCGGGAGCTGTTTTGGTTTATGACATTCAGCTAACGACCGCTGGCCGAGTCGGTCGGGCAGTCTCCCGAGCGATGAAGAGCGTTGGGATGGCGGAAACGAGTCGACAGCCAATTGACCAGGCGTTGGTCCAAGCTGCCGAATCGGTGGAGTCACTGGATGGCGAGTCGAAGTTCCAGATTTTGTATCTGCGTGCTTCCGCTAAGAAACTGGACCGTTTGTTCGAAACACTTCTGAATGACAGTGAGGGTGTCGATTCGGTGGGGCTGTCGCTTGTGACGGATTCGCCCATCTTGAAACTCACGGACAATCTTGAAAAAGTCGACCCGACTGAAGTCCAGCACGGTGACTTGGTTGCCGCGTCCAACGCCGATCAGCGAGCGGTCAGTTTTGATTTGCAGTCTGGTCAAAATGACGAGTTGTCTGTCTTGCGACGTTTGCTGGATGACAAAACGTTCATGCCGATGACACGAAAAAGCAAGCCGACGAGCACCGCCACGGCGGGTTCGGGGCGTGACGTGTTGAGCCGGGTGTTGGTGATCATTCGGTAG
- a CDS encoding CPBP family intramembrane glutamic endopeptidase: MTDSELDEEQTPDELFRTAVLVEGGLGAIALGAGYLVGPSARDLVPTTEQWEAIVGGIGLGIVATIPLLLFMSVLRRIKHPAIEKLDELSDHPMIGLMLKLNAWELLAISLCAGVGEELLFRGWLMPFLASMVGEGLSPATEAFSLLPEDVSVDRPWWAWGGFASQVALQPDATATWTEQFSSWWTATQGWPMVVALIGSSVLFGFVHPMTKLYIFVTGMMGFYFAVLLILSGNLLIPIVAHALYDAVQLWSAASEAKSTGTASD; this comes from the coding sequence GTGACGGACTCGGAACTCGACGAAGAACAAACTCCCGACGAGTTGTTTCGCACGGCCGTTTTGGTTGAGGGAGGCTTGGGAGCGATTGCTCTGGGGGCCGGCTACCTGGTGGGGCCAAGTGCTCGCGATTTAGTGCCGACGACCGAACAGTGGGAAGCCATCGTCGGCGGGATCGGCCTGGGAATTGTGGCCACCATCCCGCTGCTGTTGTTCATGAGCGTCTTGCGCCGGATCAAGCACCCGGCAATCGAAAAGCTGGACGAATTGAGCGATCATCCGATGATCGGATTGATGTTGAAACTCAACGCTTGGGAGTTACTCGCGATCAGTCTCTGCGCTGGTGTTGGCGAAGAGCTACTTTTTCGCGGTTGGCTGATGCCGTTCTTGGCGAGCATGGTTGGCGAGGGCCTGTCACCGGCCACGGAAGCGTTTTCGCTTCTTCCCGAGGATGTATCGGTTGATCGTCCTTGGTGGGCGTGGGGCGGGTTTGCATCGCAGGTTGCTTTGCAGCCCGATGCGACAGCGACTTGGACCGAACAGTTCAGCTCGTGGTGGACGGCAACTCAAGGATGGCCCATGGTTGTTGCGTTGATCGGGTCCTCGGTCCTATTCGGTTTCGTGCACCCGATGACGAAGCTGTACATCTTCGTGACTGGCATGATGGGATTCTATTTTGCAGTCCTGCTTATCTTGTCCGGCAACCTTTTGATCCCAATCGTCGCGCACGCGTTATACGATGCGGTTCAATTGTGGTCGGCGGCATCGGAAGCCAAATCGACGGGCACGGCATCGGATTGA
- a CDS encoding amidohydrolase family protein: MSIRNGRIVEIGRVNQASLNAPDVLDLGDVAILPGLVNAHTHLEFSDQAKPIGTPGIELADWIAEVIAVRQNGTPQDASQSETSSRERLESQPATPEPATPEQVIQQGLDECTRTGTVLVGEIATTPWARSSSATKLSSTSSAEVIAFAETLGLTPERSSHKLELAQAHLQQHGRYGAVSPHAPYSTPPALIQQCVQLAKQHACGIAMHVAESPAERELLDHGSGPFANRLRSFGLKPEEFFPWKTQTGLSNSSPLSAAAPILSLIRLLATAPAAMLVHGNDLQDDEIAEVQKYPQLSVVYCPRTHHFFRHQPHPVDRLLAAGINVGLGTDSRASNPDLSLWREAQFLLNHRQDLTPHQVLTMATLGGAIALQRNRDFGSLEAGKLAKLVSVSTAAANLNALHRDLAQSDAVPVDLASDAADHN, translated from the coding sequence GTGAGCATCCGCAATGGGCGCATTGTCGAAATCGGTCGCGTCAATCAAGCCAGCCTCAACGCACCGGACGTGCTCGACTTGGGCGACGTCGCGATTTTGCCAGGGCTGGTGAACGCCCACACGCACCTGGAATTTAGCGATCAAGCGAAACCGATCGGAACGCCAGGAATCGAACTGGCCGACTGGATCGCCGAGGTCATTGCGGTTCGACAAAATGGCACGCCACAAGACGCGTCCCAATCCGAAACAAGCAGCCGCGAACGGCTTGAAAGCCAACCAGCCACACCCGAACCAGCCACACCCGAACAGGTCATCCAACAAGGTCTGGATGAATGCACGCGAACCGGCACCGTGTTGGTTGGTGAAATCGCCACGACACCTTGGGCGAGGTCTTCATCGGCCACAAAACTTTCGTCAACATCGTCCGCCGAAGTCATTGCCTTTGCCGAGACACTCGGCCTGACACCCGAACGTTCCTCGCACAAGCTGGAACTTGCCCAGGCCCATCTGCAACAACATGGCCGGTACGGCGCAGTCAGTCCTCACGCACCCTACTCAACGCCACCCGCACTTATCCAGCAATGTGTTCAGCTGGCTAAGCAACATGCTTGTGGGATCGCGATGCATGTTGCCGAATCACCTGCCGAGCGAGAACTTCTTGACCACGGCAGCGGCCCGTTCGCCAATCGCCTGCGCAGCTTCGGCCTGAAACCGGAAGAATTCTTCCCCTGGAAAACCCAAACAGGCCTAAGCAATTCAAGCCCTCTATCCGCCGCGGCACCGATCCTGTCGCTGATCCGGCTATTGGCAACCGCGCCCGCCGCGATGCTTGTGCATGGAAACGACTTGCAGGACGACGAGATCGCGGAAGTCCAAAAGTATCCGCAACTGAGCGTTGTGTATTGCCCGCGTACGCACCATTTCTTTCGTCACCAACCGCATCCCGTCGACCGGCTTCTCGCCGCTGGAATCAACGTGGGTCTGGGTACCGATTCGCGAGCAAGCAATCCAGACCTAAGCCTGTGGCGAGAGGCTCAGTTCCTACTGAACCATCGTCAAGATCTGACGCCGCATCAAGTACTGACCATGGCCACACTCGGCGGGGCAATCGCTCTGCAACGTAATCGTGACTTTGGAAGTCTCGAAGCGGGCAAGCTTGCCAAACTGGTTTCCGTGTCAACCGCAGCTGCCAATCTCAATGCGTTGCACCGCGACCTCGCTCAATCCGATGCCGTGCCCGTCGATTTGGCTTCCGATGCCGCCGACCACAATTGA
- the hisI gene encoding phosphoribosyl-AMP cyclohydrolase gives MSASSDSASPNFAAGVPCEASGDRLLPAIAQDATSGRVLMMAWMNQTAYDETMQTGRAVYFSRSRGKLWRKGETSGHQQTVRKVQVDCDADTILLQVDQIGAACHEGYASCFFRTVAADGSTTVEEARLVNPADVY, from the coding sequence ATGTCCGCCTCATCTGATTCAGCTTCGCCCAACTTCGCGGCAGGCGTTCCCTGCGAAGCCAGCGGGGATCGACTGTTGCCGGCGATCGCTCAAGACGCCACCAGCGGACGGGTTTTGATGATGGCCTGGATGAATCAAACCGCGTACGACGAAACGATGCAAACCGGCCGCGCCGTCTACTTCAGCCGCTCGCGAGGAAAGCTGTGGCGAAAAGGCGAGACCAGCGGTCACCAACAAACCGTTCGCAAAGTCCAAGTGGACTGCGACGCGGACACCATCCTGCTGCAAGTCGATCAAATCGGTGCGGCCTGCCACGAAGGTTATGCCAGTTGCTTTTTCCGCACCGTCGCCGCCGATGGCTCGACAACTGTCGAAGAAGCCCGTTTGGTTAACCCTGCAGACGTCTACTAA
- a CDS encoding paraquat-inducible protein A: MSSLKACHCCGLIHRLPELSDGESALCTRCQTPIVSPGSEASAEMSASRTAAAAFAAFVLFWPAILLPILSIEKLGRHHEQSVLSGTIELLNTGNYFVGGVVLLFSILFPMTKLVLLLELSCLQLLHARHKAATLRWMEHAGRWSMMDVMLLAFLVMLVKLGSLVHFNFGPAVIAFTGCVTMSMIASLSFDPHSLWKDTTA; this comes from the coding sequence ATGTCCAGTTTGAAAGCGTGTCATTGTTGTGGATTGATCCATCGACTGCCGGAATTGAGTGACGGCGAAAGTGCCTTATGCACGCGTTGTCAGACTCCGATTGTGTCGCCCGGATCGGAAGCATCGGCTGAAATGTCAGCCAGTCGGACTGCCGCGGCGGCGTTTGCGGCCTTCGTACTTTTCTGGCCCGCGATCCTGTTGCCGATCCTGTCGATTGAAAAACTGGGGCGTCATCACGAGCAAAGCGTGCTATCGGGGACCATCGAATTGCTCAACACGGGCAACTACTTCGTCGGTGGTGTCGTGCTGCTGTTCTCGATCCTGTTTCCGATGACGAAGCTAGTCTTGTTGCTTGAATTATCGTGTTTGCAACTCTTGCATGCACGTCACAAGGCGGCCACGCTGCGTTGGATGGAACACGCGGGCCGCTGGAGCATGATGGATGTCATGTTGTTGGCGTTCTTGGTGATGTTGGTGAAGCTTGGCAGCCTGGTTCATTTCAACTTTGGTCCCGCCGTGATCGCATTCACGGGATGCGTGACGATGAGCATGATTGCTTCGCTCTCGTTCGACCCTCATTCTCTTTGGAAGGATACCACCGCATGA